From the genome of Nitrospirota bacterium, one region includes:
- the cbiQ gene encoding cobalt ECF transporter T component CbiQ, with amino-acid sequence IFSFNLFGIKIAGYRDGLMEGLLIASRIIGAVSIVAVLGFSTPFTEFIASLSWLRTPKQFIEILMFAYRYIFVLLEDAMVIYNAQRNRLGYSSIRRGLSSFGILTGSLILKAFEHSQNTTVAMIQRGYDGNMPMLKQRPFALSEIIVSVLFIIAMGVVWKI; translated from the coding sequence AATATTCTCATTTAATCTGTTTGGCATAAAGATCGCAGGATATAGAGATGGACTTATGGAGGGCTTGCTGATTGCAAGCAGGATAATCGGTGCAGTCTCCATAGTTGCTGTTCTTGGATTCTCCACACCCTTTACAGAATTTATAGCAAGTCTTTCATGGTTACGGACTCCAAAGCAATTTATAGAAATATTGATGTTCGCCTATAGATATATCTTTGTGCTTCTCGAAGACGCAATGGTCATTTATAACGCCCAGAGGAATCGTCTCGGTTACTCAAGCATAAGGCGTGGATTAAGCTCATTTGGCATCTTAACAGGCTCTCTCATACTTAAGGCATTTGAACATAGCCAGAACACAACAGTAGCAATGATTCAAAGAGGATATGATGGTAATATGCCAATGTTAAAACAAAGGCCCTTTGCACTATCTGAAATCATCGTCTCGGTTTTATTTATAATAGCGATGGGGGTTGTATGGAAGATTTAG
- a CDS encoding energy-coupling factor ABC transporter permease, translated as MHISEGILPFNWAALWFAVALPFVAYGLYRLKKISNIDLSFKPLVGLMAAVVFIISAMPIPVPTAGTCSHPAGTGISGILVGPAISILITAVVLLIQALFLAHGGLSTWGADIVSMGVMGSFAGYLTFRALRSITPLFPPFSKGGMGGLAIAGFMAGLFADWATYLTTSVELAAGIRGDSPFMPLFWKILIAFIPTQLPLGIIEGAMTAGMIVLLYKKKPDLLVKMHVLKPEEVTI; from the coding sequence ATGCATATCTCAGAAGGAATATTGCCATTTAACTGGGCAGCACTCTGGTTTGCTGTCGCATTACCTTTTGTAGCATATGGATTGTATAGGTTAAAGAAAATCTCAAATATTGACCTATCATTTAAACCCCTGGTAGGTCTTATGGCAGCAGTTGTGTTTATCATCTCGGCCATGCCTATACCTGTGCCGACTGCAGGCACATGCTCTCATCCTGCTGGAACAGGAATCTCAGGAATACTTGTCGGCCCCGCTATCAGCATATTGATTACAGCAGTGGTTCTCCTTATTCAGGCACTTTTTCTTGCCCATGGCGGATTAAGCACATGGGGAGCAGACATAGTCTCTATGGGTGTGATGGGCTCCTTTGCAGGGTACCTGACATTTAGGGCATTACGCTCGATAACCCCCCTCTTTCCCCCCTTTAGTAAAGGGGGGATGGGGGGATTGGCAATTGCAGGCTTCATGGCAGGATTATTTGCAGACTGGGCAACATACCTCACAACATCTGTTGAACTTGCTGCAGGCATAAGGGGAGATTCACCGTTTATGCCTCTTTTCTGGAAGATTCTCATTGCCTTCATTCCAACACAGCTTCCGTTGGGTATCATTGAGGGGGCAATGACAGCAGGCATGATTGTTCTGCTTTATAAGAAAAAACCTGACTTGCTTGTAAAGATGCATGTGTTAAAGCCTGAGGAGGTGACGATATGA
- a CDS encoding precorrin-8X methylmutase, translating to MDAILLLGHGSRLAEANKALKDMADMVQSMGDVFLVEIAFLQFGKPDFFEGVYNCISRGAKRVIIHPYFLYKGRHFYEDINNMIVEVSKQYPETEFQLTEPLGIHENIARVILERAGRDGKRIKPLKPNEIEERSFEIISSELEKYPSDFTPYSHLQMPIVKRVIHTTGDLEFAETMRFHPDAVESGMRAIKAGKDILVDVRMVEAGINKRLLEKWGGKVICNIQDSGIRGQESGNETRAELGIEVALQENNNIGIIAIGNAPTALLKVMKILSSPLSLTPCPLSLVIGVPVGFVRAVESKEVLLHMPYPFITCLGRKGGSPVAVAIINALLKMMEEHGR from the coding sequence ATGGATGCGATATTACTTCTTGGACATGGAAGCAGGCTCGCTGAGGCGAATAAAGCCCTTAAGGATATGGCTGATATGGTTCAGAGCATGGGTGATGTATTTCTTGTAGAGATAGCCTTTTTACAATTCGGGAAGCCTGATTTTTTTGAGGGGGTGTATAACTGTATTTCGAGAGGGGCAAAAAGGGTAATAATCCATCCATATTTCCTCTATAAAGGAAGGCACTTCTATGAGGATATAAATAATATGATAGTAGAGGTAAGCAAGCAATACCCGGAGACTGAGTTTCAACTCACAGAGCCCCTCGGAATCCATGAAAATATTGCAAGGGTAATACTTGAGAGGGCAGGTAGGGATGGAAAACGGATAAAACCACTCAAACCAAATGAGATAGAAGAGAGAAGTTTCGAAATAATTAGTTCAGAATTGGAGAAATACCCCTCAGATTTCACCCCTTACTCCCACTTACAAATGCCAATAGTAAAAAGGGTAATCCATACAACAGGCGATCTTGAATTTGCTGAGACCATGAGGTTTCATCCTGATGCTGTAGAATCTGGTATGAGGGCGATAAAGGCAGGAAAGGATATTCTTGTAGATGTCAGGATGGTAGAGGCAGGTATAAATAAGAGGCTCCTCGAGAAATGGGGAGGCAAGGTCATATGTAATATTCAGGATTCAGGGATCAGGGGTCAGGAGTCAGGGAATGAAACAAGAGCGGAACTCGGAATAGAAGTGGCGTTACAAGAAAATAACAATATCGGTATCATTGCGATTGGCAACGCCCCCACTGCACTTTTGAAAGTGATGAAGATTTTGTCTTCCCCCTTATCCCTTACCCCTTGCCCCCTGTCCCTTGTAATCGGTGTTCCTGTTGGATTTGTAAGGGCAGTAGAGTCAAAGGAGGTGCTTCTACATATGCCTTATCCATTTATTACATGTCTTGGAAGAAAAGGTGGCAGCCCCGTTGCAGTAGCGATTATAAATGCTCTGTTGAAAATGATGGAGGAGCATGGAAGATGA